The following proteins are encoded in a genomic region of Eriocheir sinensis breed Jianghai 21 chromosome 2, ASM2467909v1, whole genome shotgun sequence:
- the LOC127001648 gene encoding vesicular integral-membrane protein VIP36-like isoform X2, whose protein sequence is MDLLPQCAIVVFSLLCASTSAGEWRTHEYMIREHSLVKPYQGMGTSIPYWDFLGTTMVTSNYIRLTGDVQSQRGAIWNTVGCYLRNWEMQIHFKVHGRGKDLFGDGFAFWYVKEPMQQGEVFGSKDYFSGLAVIMDTYSNHNGPHNHGHPYISAMVNNGSLHYDHDRDGTHTQLSAGCVSKFRNLDHESFISIKYVHDTLTVSTDIDNKQQFKNCFSVSGVKLPVGYFLGVSAATGDLTDNHDIISLKMFDLSTPDDDILEERADIMPSASFFEAPRDHVEDPKPSSLSTGKQVLLLVVGVILICGCVFIGGLFYTKQQEQQRKRFY, encoded by the exons ATGGACCTCCTGCCGCAGTGTGCCATAGTGGTCTTCTCTCTGCTCTGCGCCTCCACCTCGGCCGGGGAATGGAGGACGCACGAGTACATGATCCGGGAGCACTCCTTGGTCAAGCCCTACCAAG GCATGGGTACTAGTATACCTTACTGGGACTTCCTCGGGACCACCATGGTGACCAGTAACTATATCAGGCTAACTGGTGATGTTCAGAGCCAGCGAGGGGCCATCTGGAACACAGTGGGCTGCTACTTGAGGAACTGGGAGATGCAGATACATTTCAAGGTTCACGGCCGAGGGAAGGACCTGTTTGGCGATGGCTTTGCCTTCTG GTATGTGAAGGAACCCATGCAGCAAGGAGAAGTGTTTGGCAGCAAGGACTACTTCAGTGGCCTGGCAGTCATCATGGACACCTACAGCAACCACAATGGACCGCACAAT CATGGTCACCCCTACATCTCTGCAATGGTTAACAATGGCAGCCTTCACTATGACCATGATCGGGATGGAACCCACACTCAGCTCTCTGCTGGCTGTGTGTCCAAGTTCAGGAACCTCGACCATGAAAGCTTCATTTCCATCAAATATGTTCATGACACACTAACAG TTTCCACGGACATTGATAACAAGCAGCAATTCAAGAATTGCTTTTCGGTTTCTGGAGTGAAGCTCCCAGTTGGCTACTTTTTGGGTGTGTCAGCAGCTACAGGTGATCTCACAGACAATCACGATATTATCTCCCTCAAGATGTTTGATCTCTCCACACCAGATGAT GACATATTAGAAGAGCGTGCTGACATTATGCCCTCTGCTTCATTTTTTGAGGCTCCAAGGG ACCACGTAGAAGACCCTAAACCCTCCTCGCTGAGCACAGGGAAGCAGgtgttgctgctggtggtgggTGTAATTCTCATCTGCGGATGCGTTTTCATAGGAGGACTCTTCTACACCAAACAACAGGAGCAGCAGCGCAAGAGATTCTATTAA
- the LOC127001648 gene encoding vesicular integral-membrane protein VIP36-like isoform X1 has protein sequence MTGEPLLTESAKEVPHWLSGLWEAHSSGRRRTTQAGMGTSIPYWDFLGTTMVTSNYIRLTGDVQSQRGAIWNTVGCYLRNWEMQIHFKVHGRGKDLFGDGFAFWYVKEPMQQGEVFGSKDYFSGLAVIMDTYSNHNGPHNHGHPYISAMVNNGSLHYDHDRDGTHTQLSAGCVSKFRNLDHESFISIKYVHDTLTVSTDIDNKQQFKNCFSVSGVKLPVGYFLGVSAATGDLTDNHDIISLKMFDLSTPDDDILEERADIMPSASFFEAPRDHVEDPKPSSLSTGKQVLLLVVGVILICGCVFIGGLFYTKQQEQQRKRFY, from the exons atgacgggagagccactccttaccgagtcggccaaagaggtaccccactggctaagtgggttatgggaggctcactcatcaggccgtcgccgcactacacaagcTG GCATGGGTACTAGTATACCTTACTGGGACTTCCTCGGGACCACCATGGTGACCAGTAACTATATCAGGCTAACTGGTGATGTTCAGAGCCAGCGAGGGGCCATCTGGAACACAGTGGGCTGCTACTTGAGGAACTGGGAGATGCAGATACATTTCAAGGTTCACGGCCGAGGGAAGGACCTGTTTGGCGATGGCTTTGCCTTCTG GTATGTGAAGGAACCCATGCAGCAAGGAGAAGTGTTTGGCAGCAAGGACTACTTCAGTGGCCTGGCAGTCATCATGGACACCTACAGCAACCACAATGGACCGCACAAT CATGGTCACCCCTACATCTCTGCAATGGTTAACAATGGCAGCCTTCACTATGACCATGATCGGGATGGAACCCACACTCAGCTCTCTGCTGGCTGTGTGTCCAAGTTCAGGAACCTCGACCATGAAAGCTTCATTTCCATCAAATATGTTCATGACACACTAACAG TTTCCACGGACATTGATAACAAGCAGCAATTCAAGAATTGCTTTTCGGTTTCTGGAGTGAAGCTCCCAGTTGGCTACTTTTTGGGTGTGTCAGCAGCTACAGGTGATCTCACAGACAATCACGATATTATCTCCCTCAAGATGTTTGATCTCTCCACACCAGATGAT GACATATTAGAAGAGCGTGCTGACATTATGCCCTCTGCTTCATTTTTTGAGGCTCCAAGGG ACCACGTAGAAGACCCTAAACCCTCCTCGCTGAGCACAGGGAAGCAGgtgttgctgctggtggtgggTGTAATTCTCATCTGCGGATGCGTTTTCATAGGAGGACTCTTCTACACCAAACAACAGGAGCAGCAGCGCAAGAGATTCTATTAA
- the LOC127001644 gene encoding protein shuttle craft-like, translating into MAEGSGNRFPGQAPGYYNQGYPLPSSGQPPVPMQVFPPTTTMTEMFMSQFARDMQYNQYQSNQYPSHGAQFPSPNNAQYHRHRSPYPVYYPPSPNIQNSRHYEPGAQYFGSNQYPGNVPFQDRTNMQNQTKYVMPTSPVASVSFDNNYSKPNANITSPQYQQSSEQYDESKGGQSQSRFSGRPGQTEATNMNYGKFSETDSTMAQGNISGAKDSQYTGKRENPDVSCEAPAPAPAATQNSPALRNTSVPSGTVNRSPSESGVFASQNDSGGARSKAVMRGRGGRGRRGGRRGGYGSERLSQQNSGGYGWYDSQENQADERKRERDNALAETAAFMKNLNIKREDSSPQHDNTSDRRGRGGHGRYDRGGGGGGRYQRDYYNDDKQGKEWVNRQVRTEGEKNSYEMQNNYSKLNNNQRKMRQNGNSTNTDEWKPQSNKDTARSGEGNDNNQDLPGGEDEGMTSSAKLGGNVRFNRGRSRGRQDRRLWDTRHNGNSSLSNDSNNRNFSQGSRSKEENSSVSPHASVVGSKEDEESQRVRLSEQLTKGAYECMVCCDGIKQQHAIWSCLACYNCFHLGCIKKWAKSSTGDGGWRCPACQGSTPKVPNAYMCFCGKMREPEWNRRDLPHSCGEMCGRKRKIEWCKHKCTLLCHPGPCPPCTAFIKRSCACGSQVQEVKCSLTEPFLCDGVCGKNLNCKGHACKKSCHEEPCGDCEEQVHQECFCGKNVQEIACTPDTFGTKSYSCESKCDRVLNCGNHHCEEVCHPGECQPCELAVKTVTRCPCGKVPLEKLYERDGAIQRKSCSDPIPTCNQPCQRVLKCGVPGSYHECQALCHEGPCPPCPLETPVKCRCGAMDCNVLCSELTTKADEATCKKPCRKLRHCGRHKCNTRCCIDLDHMCSLVCGKLLSCGLHRCEEPCHRGNCPRCWQTSFEELTCHCGAAVIYPPVPCGTKPPACDNPCNRPQECPHSASHLCHPDEPCPPCTMLVDKPCFGNHKMMRRTLCYLTAVSCGGICGFPLPCGLHKCQRVCHEQPCVPEGVLCTQKCMRPRESCGHPCATPCHSGPCPDSACKEMVEISCECGFRKATLQCSENDREYRAVATSMLASQMQNMNNGCTVDLSEIFTATARPDKLKRLPCNEECQTDQRNRRLALALQIENPEAREKLGSSSSLYSEFMKEEARKDPNLAQMIHNALEALVLRARESKQKNCIHSFPSMNREKRQFVHEYCEHFGCQSEAYDEEPNKNVVATAVKGMCYLPPISVLVLVQREQGKRKVPAPVWSLKSSASGNGQGMQKLEKSVAVKKEAESPAPKPAPIDYFDFEN; encoded by the exons ATGGCTGAGGGCAGTGGTAATAGGTTCCCAGGGCAGGCCCCAGGTTATTACAATCAGGGCTACCCACTGCCCTCCTCTGGCCAGCCTCCTGTGCCAATGCAAGTGTTCCCTCCTACAACAACAATGACAGAAATGTTCATGTCCCAGTTTGCAAGAGATATGCAGTACAACCAGTATCAGAGCAACCAGTACCCCAGCCATGGAGCACAGTTTCCAAGCCCCAACAATGCTCAGTACCATCGCCACAGATCCCCATACCCCGTCTACTACCCCCCCAGCCCTAACATCCAGAATAGTAGACATTATGAGCCTGGTGCTCAGTACTTTGGGAGCAACCAGTACCCTGGAAACGTACCATTTCAGGACAGGACTAACATGCAGAACCAGACAAAATACGTGATGCCCACCAGCCCAGTTGCATCAGTGTCTTTTGATAACAATTATTCAAAGCCTAATGCCAATATCACATCACCTCAGTACCAGCAGAGTTCAGAACAGTATGATGAAAGTAAAGGAGGCCAAAGCCAAAGTAGATTCAGTGGAAGACCTGGACAGACTGAGGCTACAAATATGAACTATGGTAAATTTTCAGAAACTGATTCAACTATGGCTCAAGGGAACATCAGTGGAGCAAAAGATAGCCAGTATACAGGGAAGAGGGAAAACCCTGATGTGTCATGCgaagcaccagcaccagcaccagcagccaCCCAAAACAGCCCAGCCTTGAGGAATACCAGTGTTCCATCTGGTACTGTAAATAGGAGTCCTAGTGAAAGTGGAGTGTTTGCCAGCCAGAATGATAGTGGAGGGGCTCGCTCTAAAGCTGTTatgcgaggacgaggaggacggggAAGACGTGGGGGCAGGAGAGGAGGCTATGGCTCTGAAAGGTTAAGCCAGCAGAACTCCGGTGGCTATGGTTGGTATGATAGCCAAGAAAACCAAGCAGATGAACGGAAACGGGAGAGAGACAATGCTCTAGCAGAAACAGCAGCCTTCATGAAGAACCTTAACATTAAGAGGGAGGATTCAAGTCCCCAGCATGACAACACAAGTGATCGGAGGGGCAGAGGGGGACATGGGAGATATGacagaggaggtggtgggggtggcaggTACCAGAGGGATTATTACAATGATGACAAACAAGGCAAAGAGTGGGTTAACAGGCAAGTGAGAACTGAGGGTGAAAAAAATTCCTATGAAATGCAGAATAACTATAGCAAGCTAAATAATAATCAGAGAAAGATGAGACAGAATGGTAACTCAACCAACACTGATGAGTGGAAGCCACAGTCAAACAAAGACACAGCCAGGAGTGGAGAGGGAAATGATAATAATCAAGATCTACCTggtggggaagatgaagggatgaCTTCATCTGCCAAGTTGGGTGGAAATGTGAGGTTCAACAGAGGTCGTTCCCGAGGGAGGCAAGATAGAAGACTTTGGGACACCAGACATAATGGTAATTCTTCACTGAGTAATGACTCCAACAACAGAAACTTTTCCCAGGGCAGCAGATCCAAAGAGGAAAACAGCTCTGTGTCCCCCCATGCCTCGGTAGTGGGAagcaaggaagatgaggagagccAGCGAGTCCGTCTCTCAGAGCAACTAACGAAGGGGGCGTACGAGTGCATGGTGTGTTGTGACGGCATCAAGCAGCAGCACGCCATATGGTCGTGTCTTGCATGCTACAATTGCTTCCATTTAGGGTGCATCAAGAAATGGGCCAAGAGTTCCACTGGAG ATGGAGGTTGGAGGTGTCCTGCATGCCAAGGCTCAACTCCAAAAGTTCCCAATGCTTATATGTGTTTCTGTGGGAAAATGAGAGAGCCAGAATGGAATCGAAGAGACTTACCACATTCCTGTGGCGAGATGTGTGGACGGAAACGTAAGATTGAGTGGTGCAAACACAAGTGTACTCTCCTCTGTCATCCAGGCCCATGCCCACCATGTACAGCATTTATCAAAAG GTCATGTGCTTGTGGATCACAAGTACAAGAGGTAAAGTGTAGCCTCACGGAGCCATTCCTGTGTGATGGAGTGTGTGGCAAAAATCTCAACTGTAAAGGGCACGCTTGCAAAAAATCTTGTCATGAAGAGCCATGTGGTGATTGTGAAGAGCAGGTCCATCAGG AATGTTTCTGTGGAAAGAATGTTCAGGAGATTGCCTGCACGCCAGACACATTTGGGACCAAAAGCTACAGCTGTGAGAGTAAGTGTGATCGTGTTCTGAACTGTGGAAATCACCATTGTGAAGAAGTCTGCCATCCTGGAGAATGCCAGCCATGTGAACTGGCAGTCAAGACTGTCACTCGTTGTCCTTGTGGAAAG GTGCCGTTGGAGAAGCTGTATGAGCGAGATGGAGCCATTCAGCGAAAGTCATGTTCAGATCCTATCCCAACCTGCAATCAGCCCTGTCAACGAGTCCTCAAGTGTGGGGTGCCAGGCTCCTACCATGAATGCCAGGCTCTGTGTCATGAAGGCCCTTGTCCACCATGCCCCCTCGAGACTCCAGTCAAATGCCGATGCGGTGCCATGGACTGTAATGTCTTGTGTTCTGAACTGACAACAAAAGCAGATGAAGCCACTTGTAAAAAGCCTTGTAGAAAG CTGCGTCACTGTGGTCGCCACAAGTGCAATACCAGATGCTGCATAGACTTGGACCACATGTGTTCTCTAGTGTGTGGGAAACTGCTGAGCTGCGGACTCCACCGATGTGAGGAGCCTTGTCACCGGGGTAACTGTCCAAG GTGCTGGCAGACCAGTTTTGAGGAGCTGACTTGCCACTGTGGCGCTGCTGTGATTTACCCGCCTGTGCCTTGTGGGACCAAACCTCCTGCCTGTGACAATCCTTGCAACCGACCCCAGGAATGCCCCCACTCTGCCTCTCATCTGTGCCATCCTGATGAGCCTTGCCCACCTTGCACCATGTTGGTTGACAAGCCCTGCTTTGGAAACCACAAG atgATGCGGCGGACTCTTTGTTACCTGACTGCAGTATCATGTGGTGGAATTTGTGGGTTTCCTCTCCCATGTGGCCTTCACAAGTGTCAGAGAGTTTGTCATGAGCAGCCTTGTGTACCTGAGGGAGTGCTGTGCACTCAAAAATGTATGAGGCCCCGAGAGTCTTGTGGACACCCCTGTGCTACACCATGCCACAGTGGGCCATGTCCTGACTCAGCCTGCAAGGAAATG GTTGAGATTTCATGTGAGTGTGGGTTCAGAAAAGCAACCTTGCAATGTTCTGAAAATGACCGTGAGTACCGAGCAGTGGCCACCTCTATGCTGGCCTCCCAGATGCAGAACATGAACAATGGCTGCACTGTAGACCTCTCCGAGATATTCACTGCAACAGCAAGGCCAGATAAGTTGAAGAG ACTGCCATGCAATGAAGAATGCCAGACAGATCAGAGGAACCGTCGATTGGCCTTAGCTCTGCAGATTGAAAATCCAGAGGCACGGGAGAAGCTGGGcagttcctcctccctctattctgAGTTCATGAAGGAGGAAGCACGCAAAGACCCGAACTTAGCACAGATGATCCATAACGCGCTGGAGGCTCTGGTGCTGCGAGCCCGTGAG TCCAAGCAGAAGAACTGcatccattccttcccatccatgAATCGAGAGAAGCGCCAGTTCGTTCATGAATACTGTGAACATTTTGGGTGTCAAAGTGAGGCCTATGATGAAGAGCCTAACAAGAATGTGGTCGCCACTGCTGTAAAGGGAATG TGTTACCTGCCGCCCATCAGTGTGCTGGTACTGGTGCAGCGGGAACAGGGCAAACGTAAGGTCCCAGCCCCAGTGTGGTCCCTAAAGTCTTCTGCCAG tggAAATGGCCAAGGAATGCAAAAACTAGAAAAATCTGTTGCTGTGAAGAAAGAGGCTGAGTCTCCTGCCCCAAAGCCAGCACCCATAGATTATTTTGATTTTGAGAACTAG